In Urechidicola croceus, a single window of DNA contains:
- the dinB gene encoding DNA polymerase IV: MDAFYASVEQLDNPELRGKPIAVGGGEERGVISAASYEARKFGVRSAMSGIIAKKNCPQLIFVPPRFSRYKEISNGIRKIFHEYTDLVEPLSLDEAYLDVTVNKMGNPSASMIAEEIRQKIYDLLGLRASAGISYNKFIAKVASDINKPNGQKTIPPEEALQFLEELPIEKFYGVGKVTRIKMYNLGIFTGKDLKTKTVEFLTDKFGKSGAHYYKIVRGIHNGKVNPNHIPKSVAAEHTFRTNLTSEIYMLEKLDKIADELERRLIKSKLAGKTVTLKIKYSDFTQQTRSKTLPFFVKEKALLLDTVKELLYQDKMRDSVRLLGISVTNLNVNTKKKEKVIDIQLKMEF; this comes from the coding sequence ATGGATGCCTTTTATGCTTCTGTAGAGCAATTGGATAATCCTGAGTTGAGAGGAAAACCTATTGCTGTAGGAGGTGGAGAGGAGCGCGGTGTTATTTCTGCTGCAAGTTACGAAGCTCGAAAATTTGGTGTTCGTTCAGCTATGAGTGGAATTATTGCAAAAAAGAACTGTCCACAATTAATTTTTGTTCCACCACGATTTAGTAGATACAAAGAGATTTCAAATGGAATTCGTAAAATTTTTCATGAATATACAGATCTAGTGGAGCCTCTTTCTTTAGATGAGGCCTATTTGGATGTTACTGTTAATAAAATGGGAAATCCTTCGGCATCAATGATTGCCGAAGAAATAAGACAAAAAATTTACGATCTATTAGGCTTAAGAGCATCTGCTGGAATATCGTATAATAAGTTTATTGCTAAAGTTGCTTCTGATATTAATAAGCCTAATGGTCAAAAAACGATTCCGCCAGAAGAAGCCCTCCAATTTTTGGAAGAACTACCTATCGAAAAGTTTTATGGAGTAGGAAAAGTGACTCGTATCAAAATGTATAATTTAGGAATATTTACGGGTAAAGATTTAAAGACTAAAACAGTAGAGTTTTTAACTGACAAGTTTGGTAAATCAGGAGCACATTATTACAAGATTGTTCGCGGAATTCATAACGGAAAAGTAAACCCAAATCATATTCCAAAATCTGTTGCTGCAGAGCATACTTTTAGAACCAATTTAACTTCTGAAATTTATATGCTAGAAAAACTGGATAAAATTGCAGATGAATTAGAACGTAGGTTGATAAAATCTAAACTTGCAGGAAAAACGGTAACTTTAAAAATTAAATACAGCGATTTTACACAACAAACAAGAAGTAAAACCCTGCCATTTTTTGTAAAAGAAAAAGCTCTTTTATTAGATACAGTAAAAGAGTTATTATATCAAGATAAAATGAGAGATTCAGTACGTTTATTAGGGATTTCAGTGACAAACTTAAATGTAAATACCAAGAAGAAAGAAAAGGTGATAGATATACAATTAAAAATGGAATTTTAA
- a CDS encoding helix-turn-helix domain-containing protein, with the protein MEEIYFRKGSSTKISGIIKSFWQIDNKESISIVREKIIPDGYPELIFHYGDYYKTNINGVWQTQGLYLIAGQIKNHFFLENTGESKIFGIKFQPWGLSELFKIEMSGLTDKVIEIPDKVLDTLKPVKEISVGSLSFDEKVTKIENWFIEFFSDLDLKSFKGQKAVELIIENKGKAELKNIQSEVGISERSLERYFKSKIGLSPKYYSRIIRFSHIFKLVQSNETDWSDIIFITGYYDQSHFIKNFKEFTGEDPSIYSFFEKNLANFFLKK; encoded by the coding sequence ATGGAGGAAATATATTTTCGAAAAGGCTCTTCTACAAAGATATCTGGAATAATAAAAAGCTTTTGGCAAATTGACAATAAAGAAAGTATATCAATTGTCAGAGAAAAGATAATTCCTGATGGTTATCCAGAACTAATTTTTCACTATGGTGATTATTACAAAACTAATATTAATGGGGTGTGGCAGACTCAAGGGCTATACCTAATCGCCGGCCAAATAAAAAATCACTTTTTTCTCGAGAATACTGGAGAAAGTAAAATTTTTGGAATAAAATTTCAACCTTGGGGGTTAAGTGAATTATTTAAGATTGAAATGTCTGGATTGACCGACAAAGTAATTGAAATTCCTGATAAGGTTCTAGATACACTTAAACCAGTCAAAGAGATAAGTGTGGGTTCATTGTCATTCGATGAAAAAGTAACTAAAATTGAAAATTGGTTTATTGAATTTTTTTCTGACTTGGACTTAAAGAGTTTCAAAGGACAGAAGGCGGTTGAATTGATTATCGAAAATAAAGGAAAAGCTGAACTAAAAAACATCCAAAGTGAAGTTGGAATTAGTGAAAGAAGTTTAGAGCGTTATTTCAAATCAAAAATTGGATTATCCCCAAAATACTATAGCAGAATTATTCGATTTTCTCATATTTTTAAGTTGGTGCAATCAAATGAAACCGATTGGTCAGATATTATTTTTATTACCGGTTATTATGACCAATCACACTTTATAAAAAATTTTAAGGAATTTACCGGAGAAGACCCTTCCATATATAGTTTTTTTGAAAAAAATTTAGCAAATTTTTTCTTAAAAAAATAA
- a CDS encoding NAD(P)/FAD-dependent oxidoreductase produces MNFSYWELKSWFTDVDFTIIGSGIVGLNTAIHLKKNHPKSNILILEKGMLPNGASTKNAGFACFGSISEIIDDLETHSEDEVFNLVKKRWEGLQLLRQNLGDDSIDFQQNGGYELFSNNDDLFENCLAKKATINQLLNPIFKENVFSECDNKFNFEKIHNNYFSNQFEGQIDTGKMMVSLTQLAQKKGIKILNNVEVTKVDSDGMIEINTNFSFKSTKILIATNGFANQFLKEDLKPARAQVLITKPIENLHIKGTFHLDKGYYYFRNIDNRILFGGGRNLDFKTEETAEFGLTQLVQNKLEEILKTTILPDHPFEIEHRWSGIMGVGNQKKAIVKQVADNVYCGVRLGGMGVAIGSTIGKELAELI; encoded by the coding sequence ATGAATTTTAGTTATTGGGAATTAAAAAGTTGGTTTACAGATGTAGATTTTACAATTATCGGAAGTGGAATTGTAGGATTGAATACAGCAATTCACTTGAAGAAAAATCATCCAAAATCTAATATTTTAATCCTAGAAAAAGGAATGTTGCCCAATGGTGCAAGTACTAAAAATGCTGGTTTTGCCTGTTTCGGAAGTATTTCTGAAATTATTGATGATTTAGAAACGCACTCAGAAGATGAGGTTTTTAATTTGGTAAAAAAACGCTGGGAAGGTCTCCAATTGTTACGACAGAATCTAGGAGATGATAGTATAGACTTTCAACAAAATGGAGGCTATGAATTGTTTTCTAATAATGATGACTTATTTGAAAACTGTTTAGCAAAAAAAGCAACAATTAATCAATTATTGAACCCTATTTTTAAAGAGAATGTTTTCTCAGAGTGTGATAATAAATTCAATTTTGAGAAGATACACAACAACTATTTTTCCAATCAATTTGAAGGGCAAATTGATACTGGGAAAATGATGGTTTCTTTAACACAATTGGCACAAAAAAAAGGAATTAAAATTTTAAATAATGTGGAGGTTACAAAGGTTGATTCAGATGGGATGATTGAAATCAACACTAATTTTTCATTCAAATCAACGAAAATATTGATTGCTACAAATGGATTTGCCAATCAGTTTTTAAAAGAAGATTTAAAACCAGCACGTGCACAAGTATTGATTACAAAACCGATAGAAAACCTTCATATAAAAGGAACCTTCCACCTAGATAAAGGTTATTATTATTTTAGAAATATAGATAATAGAATTTTGTTTGGAGGAGGTCGAAACCTTGATTTTAAAACCGAAGAAACTGCAGAATTTGGCTTGACTCAACTCGTTCAAAATAAACTAGAAGAAATATTAAAAACAACGATATTACCAGATCATCCATTCGAAATTGAACATAGATGGAGCGGAATAATGGGAGTTGGAAATCAGAAAAAAGCAATTGTAAAGCAAGTTGCAGACAATGTTTATTGTGGAGTTCGTCTAGGTGGAATGGGAGTTGCGATAGGAAGTACTATAGGAAAAGAATTAGCAGAATTGATATAA
- a CDS encoding serine hydrolase, translating into MKKLFTLLLFISIVFITNAQENKISNEVKNHIKERVDEGINTGIVVALINGENVDYYSYGTADLITGRKVDENSIFEIGSISKTFTGIMIADEILKGKMKTSDPISKYLPETVKTPTRNGKEITIKDVATHSSSLPRMPDNFNPSNPNNPYSDYTIEMAYEFVSRVELTRDIGDKYEYSNLGLGMLGHILELQYKKNYDAVLVDKITSTLGMDNTRVEYTPEMLKNLAKGHNQGEEVESWDLPAFAGAGGIRSSAVDMVKYIQANMGVIKSPLYDAMQWTHKNAYENESQKFKIGFTWHYFNDGVVIQHNGATGGYRAFAGFLKDTQKGFVVLTNSTEGVEEIGIKLIDDSAELIMPKKSITREFRKEIKENGIQGAIAFYKKTKAEEPEKYKFGEQELNELGYELLRKKDIEKALEVFKLNVEMFPKASNPYDSLGEAFLIKGDTINAIANYKKSVELNPGNENGIKVLGGLGIETESLVKEVSVSAEILKTYEGKYQLGPDFFITITSKGQQLFGLPTGQAQAELFPKSNTEFYLKVVPASVIFYKDDAGKVESLTLFQGGLEMPGKKIE; encoded by the coding sequence ATGAAAAAACTTTTCACCTTATTGTTATTTATATCAATAGTATTTATAACAAACGCACAAGAAAACAAGATTTCAAACGAAGTTAAAAACCATATAAAAGAAAGAGTTGATGAGGGAATCAATACTGGAATTGTGGTTGCCTTAATTAATGGAGAAAATGTAGATTATTACAGTTATGGAACGGCAGATTTAATAACTGGAAGAAAAGTGGATGAAAATTCAATTTTTGAAATAGGTTCTATATCAAAAACATTTACTGGAATTATGATTGCTGATGAGATTTTAAAAGGAAAAATGAAAACTTCTGATCCAATTTCTAAATATTTGCCTGAAACAGTAAAAACACCTACAAGAAATGGTAAAGAAATTACAATAAAAGATGTTGCAACGCATTCATCAAGTTTACCAAGAATGCCAGATAATTTTAACCCTTCTAATCCAAATAATCCATATTCAGATTATACAATAGAAATGGCTTATGAATTTGTTTCTCGAGTAGAACTAACTAGAGATATTGGAGATAAATATGAATATTCAAATTTAGGTTTGGGTATGTTAGGACACATTTTAGAACTACAATATAAAAAAAACTATGATGCTGTTTTGGTTGATAAAATTACAAGCACTTTAGGAATGGATAATACGAGAGTAGAATACACGCCTGAAATGCTAAAAAATCTTGCCAAAGGACATAATCAAGGAGAAGAAGTTGAGAGTTGGGATTTACCAGCATTTGCAGGTGCAGGAGGAATTCGCTCTTCAGCAGTAGATATGGTAAAATATATTCAAGCGAATATGGGTGTTATTAAATCACCATTGTATGATGCAATGCAATGGACTCATAAAAATGCCTATGAAAACGAAAGTCAAAAATTCAAAATAGGGTTTACTTGGCATTATTTCAATGACGGAGTTGTTATTCAACATAATGGAGCTACTGGAGGTTATAGAGCTTTTGCAGGGTTTCTAAAAGATACTCAAAAAGGATTTGTTGTTTTAACCAATTCTACAGAAGGTGTTGAAGAAATTGGGATTAAGTTAATAGATGATTCTGCAGAACTTATAATGCCAAAAAAATCAATTACAAGAGAATTTAGAAAAGAAATTAAAGAAAATGGAATACAGGGCGCTATTGCATTTTATAAAAAAACTAAAGCAGAAGAACCAGAAAAGTATAAGTTTGGCGAACAAGAATTGAATGAATTAGGTTATGAATTATTAAGAAAAAAAGATATAGAAAAAGCATTAGAGGTTTTTAAATTAAATGTTGAAATGTTTCCAAAAGCATCAAACCCTTATGATTCTTTAGGTGAAGCATTTTTAATAAAAGGAGATACTATTAATGCAATTGCTAACTACAAAAAATCTGTAGAGTTAAATCCAGGAAATGAAAATGGAATAAAAGTCCTTGGAGGACTTGGTATTGAAACAGAAAGTCTAGTTAAAGAAGTAAGCGTATCAGCAGAAATTTTAAAAACATATGAAGGGAAATATCAATTAGGTCCAGACTTTTTTATTACCATAACAAGCAAAGGCCAACAATTATTTGGACTTCCAACTGGTCAAGCTCAAGCAGAATTATTTCCTAAATCAAATACTGAATTCTATTTAAAAGTTGTTCCAGCAAGTGTAATTTTTTACAAAGATGATGCTGGAAAAGTGGAAAGTTTAACCTTATTTCAAGGAGGTCTTGAAATGCCAGGGAAGAAGATAGAATAA
- the trxA gene encoding thioredoxin: MTELLTKETFLEKVFNFEKNKEWKFEGDKPCIIDFYADWCGPCKMIAPILEELSEEYKDSINIYKIDTEVEQELSAAFAIRSIPSMLFCPMDEQPQMAQGALPKQELERIIGDVLKVAVK; this comes from the coding sequence ATGACAGAACTATTAACAAAAGAAACTTTTTTAGAAAAAGTGTTCAATTTTGAAAAAAATAAAGAGTGGAAATTTGAAGGAGATAAACCATGTATTATTGACTTTTATGCCGATTGGTGTGGGCCATGTAAAATGATTGCTCCAATTTTGGAAGAATTGAGTGAAGAATATAAAGACAGTATAAATATTTATAAAATTGATACTGAAGTAGAACAAGAGTTATCTGCAGCATTTGCAATAAGAAGTATACCTTCAATGTTGTTTTGCCCTATGGATGAACAACCTCAAATGGCTCAGGGAGCATTACCTAAGCAAGAACTAGAAAGAATTATTGGCGACGTATTAAAAGTTGCTGTAAAATAA
- a CDS encoding DUF6265 family protein, with the protein MKTIKLIVVLIVLTLFNACRKSTNLQQVEFLIGKWKMENKESYESWEKKEDKYSGQSYKFKNGEKVISENIELKIVENQIIYTPTVFDQNNGKGIPFKLNSSDQDLFSFENLEHDFPKKIQYRILSDDELYVSVLGENDKGFSFKLIRQVD; encoded by the coding sequence ATGAAAACAATCAAATTAATTGTCGTTTTAATAGTGTTAACCTTATTTAATGCTTGCAGAAAGAGTACTAATTTACAACAGGTTGAGTTTTTAATTGGAAAATGGAAAATGGAAAATAAAGAAAGTTATGAATCCTGGGAGAAAAAAGAAGATAAGTATTCAGGACAGTCATACAAGTTTAAAAATGGGGAAAAAGTCATATCAGAAAACATTGAACTAAAAATTGTAGAGAATCAAATAATTTATACCCCTACCGTATTTGATCAAAACAATGGTAAAGGAATACCGTTTAAATTAAACTCATCTGATCAAGATCTATTTTCCTTTGAAAATTTAGAGCATGATTTCCCAAAAAAAATTCAATACCGTATATTAAGTGATGATGAATTATATGTTTCTGTATTGGGAGAAAATGATAAAGGGTTTTCATTTAAATTAATCAGGCAGGTTGATTAA
- a CDS encoding 3-oxoacyl-ACP synthase gives MNIKETLYNYCESFVNNKLQTIENTIKSNQEALGSETKSSAGDKHETGRAMLQLEMEKAGQQLQEVNHMMAVLKKVKITEASEIIRLGSVVKTNIADYFIAISAGKIEIENATYYAISPQSPIGKLLIGKEKKEKIIFNNNEYIINDVL, from the coding sequence ATGAACATAAAAGAGACACTATATAACTATTGCGAATCATTTGTAAATAACAAATTACAAACAATTGAAAATACGATAAAATCAAATCAAGAGGCGCTTGGTTCAGAAACCAAAAGTTCGGCAGGAGATAAGCATGAAACAGGACGTGCGATGCTGCAATTAGAAATGGAAAAAGCAGGACAGCAACTTCAAGAAGTCAATCATATGATGGCTGTATTAAAAAAAGTAAAGATTACGGAGGCATCAGAAATTATACGGCTGGGAAGTGTTGTAAAAACCAATATAGCCGATTATTTTATTGCTATAAGTGCCGGTAAAATAGAAATAGAAAATGCAACCTATTATGCTATATCACCACAATCTCCTATTGGGAAATTACTTATAGGGAAAGAAAAAAAAGAAAAGATTATTTTTAATAATAATGAATACATTATTAATGATGTTTTGTGA